One Novipirellula galeiformis DNA segment encodes these proteins:
- a CDS encoding GxxExxY protein: protein MTEHELIAAIIGAAIEVHRRLEPRLRESVYRRCLAYELRQRGYHVVEERLVALEYDDLHEAQCLAC from the coding sequence ATGACTGAGCATGAACTAATCGCTGCGATCATTGGAGCTGCGATTGAAGTGCATCGACGTTTAGAACCAAGATTGCGGGAATCCGTCTACCGAAGGTGTCTCGCGTACGAGCTGCGTCAACGTGGCTATCACGTGGTCGAAGAAAGACTGGTGGCACTTGAATACGACGACTTGCACGAGGCCCAGTGCCTTGCGTGCTGA
- a CDS encoding RNA 2'-phosphotransferase has protein sequence MPPDQKLLSTSKFLSLVLRHRPDVVGMNLDDEGWLNINELIAGANERGTNLTLERLHEVVATNDKKRFALSDDGLRIRASQGHSITGVDLKLEQRTPPDTLYHGTVAAFIESIRANGLQKRSRNHVHLSTDEETASKVGSRRGKPILLRVAAAAMHQNAHRFYRSANGVWLVDSVPTPYLTFPEQMD, from the coding sequence ATGCCCCCCGATCAAAAACTCCTATCGACGAGCAAATTCCTCAGCCTCGTGCTCAGGCACCGACCGGATGTCGTCGGGATGAATTTGGACGACGAAGGTTGGCTCAATATCAATGAGCTGATTGCGGGCGCCAACGAGCGTGGCACGAACTTGACGTTGGAACGGCTTCACGAAGTCGTCGCGACGAATGACAAAAAGCGATTTGCCTTGAGCGATGACGGTCTTCGTATTCGAGCCAGCCAGGGGCACTCGATCACCGGAGTCGACTTGAAGCTTGAGCAAAGGACGCCGCCCGACACGCTTTATCACGGAACCGTCGCCGCGTTCATCGAAAGCATTCGAGCGAACGGTCTGCAAAAACGATCTCGAAACCATGTGCACTTGTCGACCGACGAAGAAACCGCGAGCAAAGTCGGATCGCGACGCGGCAAGCCGATCCTCCTTCGCGTCGCCGCGGCGGCAATGCATCAAAACGCACACCGGTTCTACCGATCGGCCAATGGGGTTTGGTTGGTCGATTCCGTGCCGACGCCCTATTTGACGTTCCCGGAGCAAATGGATTGA
- a CDS encoding sigma-70 family RNA polymerase sigma factor, protein MELPGEANVLASSEPTAWVDQYGDCLYRYALSRLRSAEAAEEVVQQTFLAGLEHFSQFSGQGSVRGWLFGILKRKIIDLVRQRNRTTDLTDDGDGDPLDQMFDRNGNWRQRVRSSLLQPLDPLEREEFWPILSQCLDGLPRNQADAFTFREMDEMGSEEICKELSITPSNLWVLLHRARIRLANCMKTRWNQEND, encoded by the coding sequence ATGGAACTTCCCGGTGAGGCAAATGTGCTCGCGTCGTCAGAGCCGACGGCGTGGGTTGATCAGTATGGCGATTGTCTCTACCGGTACGCGCTATCGCGACTCCGCAGCGCGGAGGCGGCCGAAGAAGTGGTGCAGCAAACTTTTTTGGCTGGGTTGGAACATTTCAGCCAGTTTTCCGGACAGGGATCCGTGCGTGGCTGGTTGTTTGGAATCCTGAAACGCAAAATAATCGACTTGGTTCGTCAGCGCAATCGAACCACGGACTTAACCGACGACGGGGATGGCGATCCGCTGGACCAAATGTTTGACCGAAACGGAAATTGGCGCCAGCGTGTACGGTCGTCGCTACTGCAACCTCTCGATCCACTTGAGCGAGAGGAGTTTTGGCCGATTCTTAGCCAGTGCTTGGATGGATTACCCCGCAATCAAGCCGACGCGTTCACGTTTCGAGAAATGGACGAGATGGGCAGCGAAGAAATTTGTAAGGAATTGTCGATTACGCCGTCTAATCTATGGGTCTTGTTACATCGGGCGCGCATTCGCTTGGCGAACTGTATGAAAACCCGCTGGAATCAAGAAAACGATTAA
- a CDS encoding ADP-ribosylglycohydrolase family protein: MSRDSIIGCLLGTAVGDALGLPYEGVSPQRAERLLGPPDRYRFLLGRGMISDDTEHTCMVAQSMIEARGDVNVFTRRFASRLQWWILALPAGVGKATARSGIKLWLGFKPRNAGVFSAGNGPAMRAAIVGAALDDVSLMLETVRASSRLTHSDPKAEYGAIAVALAAKHARDHETVDANVWLDQVIEAIGDEGAELVDLLRRASESVNEGQCTTAFAESLGLANGVTGYTYHTVPVAIHAWLSHPNDFRQAVTTMIRCGGDADTTAAIVGGIVGAGVGREGIPEEWIARISEWPRSTAWMQRLGESLANAIAGDPTCNAPTYNIPALNPVAVLIRNLMFLIIVLFHGFRRLAPPY, translated from the coding sequence TTGAGCCGCGACTCCATTATCGGATGCCTCTTGGGGACCGCGGTTGGCGATGCGCTGGGTCTGCCCTATGAAGGCGTCTCGCCACAGAGAGCCGAGCGACTACTCGGGCCGCCAGATCGCTACCGATTCTTGCTTGGACGCGGGATGATTTCGGACGATACCGAGCACACTTGCATGGTGGCTCAGTCGATGATCGAAGCACGAGGTGACGTCAATGTCTTCACGAGACGCTTCGCGAGTCGATTGCAGTGGTGGATTTTGGCGTTGCCCGCGGGGGTTGGCAAAGCGACGGCTCGATCCGGAATCAAGCTGTGGTTGGGATTCAAACCGAGAAACGCAGGCGTCTTTTCTGCGGGCAACGGGCCAGCGATGCGAGCGGCGATCGTGGGTGCGGCGCTGGACGACGTTTCGCTGATGTTGGAAACGGTGCGTGCCTCTTCCCGACTAACCCATAGCGATCCGAAGGCCGAATACGGAGCCATCGCGGTTGCGTTGGCAGCCAAGCATGCGCGGGATCACGAAACCGTTGACGCGAACGTTTGGCTCGATCAAGTGATCGAGGCCATCGGCGATGAAGGAGCTGAACTCGTGGACCTGCTTCGCCGAGCCAGCGAGAGTGTCAACGAGGGCCAATGCACGACGGCGTTCGCCGAGTCATTGGGACTGGCAAACGGCGTCACGGGATACACGTACCACACCGTTCCCGTTGCGATTCACGCCTGGCTCTCTCACCCCAACGACTTTCGCCAAGCCGTCACCACCATGATCCGCTGCGGAGGCGATGCCGACACGACCGCCGCAATCGTGGGCGGGATCGTCGGTGCCGGAGTCGGACGCGAAGGAATCCCCGAGGAATGGATCGCCCGCATCAGCGAGTGGCCACGTAGCACCGCATGGATGCAGCGACTGGGTGAATCGCTCGCCAACGCCATCGCTGGCGACCCGACTTGCAACGCCCCGACATACAACATCCCGGCCCTCAATCCCGTAGCCGTCCTGATCCGCAATTTGATGTTCCTGATCATCGTGCTCTTTCACGGCTTCCGCCGGCTCGCGCCACCCTATTGA